GTCGCGAGCGACGCCGTGAAGCGCGCCGGCATGTGCTGCACGATCAGCACCGGCACGCGCAGGTCGGCGGGCAGCATGGGAATCACTTCGGCCAGCGCGCTCGGCCCGCCCGTCGAGCTGCCGATCGCTACCACGTCGATCGCGGGCGCCTTGCCGCGCGCGCCCTTGGGCTTCTGCACCTTCGCGGGCTTGGCGCGCTGCGCGCGGCCCTCGCGGAAGGCGTCGATCACCGTCGACAGCGGCTCGCGCAGCGCCGCGAAGCCATCCTCGCCGGGCTTCACCTGCGGCTTGGTCACGAAGTCGAACGCGCCCGCCTGCAGCGCCTCCATGGTGATGTTCGCGCCGTTCGTGGTCAGGCTCGACACCATGATGATGCCCGCGTTCGGCAGGAGCTTGCGCAGCTTGGGCATGGCTTCGACGCCGCCCATCACCGGCATCTCCACGTCGAGCAGGATCAAGTCGGGCCGCAGCTCGGCGGCCTTGGCGATCGCGTCCTTGCCGTCACCCGCGGTGCCGACACACTGCAAGTCGGGCATCTCGCGCAGACAGCCCTGCACCAGGCTGCGGTAGATTGCGCTGTCGTCGACGATCAGAACCTTGAGCGTGTCGGCCATGCCTACTCCGTGTCGCCGAGCCGCAAGAGCGCGCTCGGGTCGACGATGCGAATCACCTGATCTTTGAGCTGCACCACCGCGGCCAACAGATGGTCGTTCTTCCCGGACTGATCGGGCGGAGCGGGGGCGATCTGATCCTCCGCGACGGTGATCACGTCGGAGATGCGGTCCACCCAGAAGCCCGCGAGCTCGTCGTTGGTGGCGAGCCCCGTGAGTCCCAGGCCCGCGAGGTCCGAGTTGGTCTTCAGGATCACCAGCCGCGTGCTCTTCTTCTGCTCGCGCGCCGGGTAGCCGAGCCGGACGGCGGGATCGATCACCGTCACGATCTGTCCGCGCAAGTTCATGAGCCCGCGCACCGCGCCGGGCGCACCGCGCGCGGGCGTGATCTGCACCTGCCGGTTGATCTCGCGCACGGTCAGGATGTCGATGCCGTAGCACTCGTCGCCCAGATAGAACGTGCAGTAGCGGCGCTCGCTGCTGGCCGTGGCGTTCATGACGCGTCCGTCCTCTCGATGCCGGCCGCCTCGAGCAGCGCGGGCGCGTCGATGAACAGAGTGAGTCGGTCCTCGATGATCGCGGAGCCCGCGAGGCCCGGCGCGTTCAGCTGCGAGCGGTCGGGCTGGGCGTCGGACTCGAGCGTGTCGACGATGCGGGTGGCGATGATGCCGGCCTCGAGCCCTTCCAGGCGCGGGATCAGCACGAAGAACTCGTCGGCTTCCTCGCCGCCGCCGCGCACCGGCAGCACGTCCTCGAGCCTGACCAGCGGGATCGTGCGCCCGCGGTGCTTCAGGAAGCGCCGCGAGCCGACCCACTCGACCTGCGGCTTCTCCACGCGCTCGAGCCGCAGCAGCTCGCGCAGCGACATGGCGAAGCGCTCGTCGGCGGAGTTCGAGAACACCACGAGTGACCGGCGTTCCGCGGCCGGCGCCGCCGGCTCGGCCTGCTCGCCTCGGCGCGGATCGGCATCGGCGATCTCGTCGAAGCGGATCTGCGCGCGCTTGGCGATGCCGAGCGCGTCGAGGATCATGGCCACGCGGCCGTCGCCCAGGATGGTCGCGCCCGCGTACCAGCCGCAGTCGGAGAGATAGGTCGACACGGGCTTGACCACGATCTCCTCGCTGTCGTGGAGCTCGTCGACCACCAAGCCGTACAGGTGCGCCCCGGAGCGCAGGATCACCACGTTCGCACGCGTGCGCTGGCTCTGCTCCGAGCGGCGGATCTCGAGACACTGCGCCAGGCGCACCAGCGGCAGCAGGTCACCGCGCAGCCGCAGCACCTCGCTCGAGCGGATGCGTTCGACCTGCTCGGCCTCGCGCTTCAGCCGCACGACCTCGACCACGTTGAGCTGCGGGATCGCGAAGCGTTCGCCCTCGACCGAGACGATCAGCGACGGGATGATCGCCAGAGTGAGTGGCAGGTGGATGCGCAGGCGCGTGCCCTCGCCGATCGCGCTCGACACCTCGATCTGCCCGCCCAGGCTCTGGATGTTCGTGCGCACCACGTCCATGCCGACGCCGCGGCCCGACACGTCGGAGATCTCGGTCGCGGTCGAGAGACCCGGCTGGAAGATCAGCGCGACGGCGTCCTTTTCGGACAGCGCCTGCGCCTGGTCGCGCGTGATCGCGCCGCGCTGTACCGCGGCCTCCTTCACGCGCTCGGGATCGATGCCGCGGCCGTCGTCCTGCACCTCGATCACCACGCGCCCGCGCTCGTGATAGGCGCGCACCGCCACGCGGCCGACTTCGGACTTGCCCAGCACGGTGCGGCCCTTGGGGTCCTCGAGCCCGTGGTCGACCGCGTTGCGCAGCATGTGCGTCATGGGGTCGGCCAGCGCCTCGATGATCGAGCGGTCGAGCTCTACGTCGCCGCCGGTGACTTCCAGCTCCACGCGCTTGCCGAGCCGGTGCGCGATGTCGCGCACCAAGCGGGGCATGCGGTCGAAGAGCACGCGGATCGGCTGCATCCGCGTGTTCATGATGTTCTCCTGCATCTCGGTGGTGACGAGATCCAGGTTCTGCAGCACCGACTTCACGCCGGGCTGGGTCGAGCTCTCCAGCAGCTGGCGCATCTGATTGCGCCCGAGCACGAGCTCGCCCGCCAGGTTCATGAGCTTGTCGAGCAGAGTGAGTGACACGCGGATGGTCTCGGCGCGGCGCTCGGCGCCGCTGATCTGCTCGTCGAGGGCGTCCGCGCCCTCGGACGGGCGCACGGCCTCGGGCCGCTCCTCCTCCTCGAACGGGTGCGCGGGCAGCTCGGCGTCGGCGAGTCTCTGGGCCTGGGCGGCGGCGATCGCCTCGGCCTGCTCCACGGTCAGGATACCCAGCGCGATCGCCGTGGCGCTGAACGAGCGGCGCAGGAGCGACCCGCGCTGCGCGCGCAGCACCTCGCGCCGCTGCTCGTCGTTCAGGAAGCCGAGATCGACCGCGATCTGGCCGAAATACAGCGGCAGCGGGCGCGCGTCGTCGGGCAGCGGAAACTCGTCGACCGCGCCGTCGACGGGCGCGCGCACCACGCTGAGTGACTCGGCCGGAAGCCCGATCGCCTCGGCCAGCAGATCCAGCTCGAGCGGCGAGGCGAACACCACGCTCTTCTTCTCGCCCGCCTCTTCGACGCGCTCGCCGTAGCGGCCGAGCGCCGTGAGCAGGCGTTCGCGCTCGCGCCGCTTCTGCGGCAGCGCGATCCGCACCACGTGCTTGCCCTTGCGGCGCTGCTCGGCGCAGGCCTGCTGGAACGGGTCGGTCATGGCCTCCGCGCCGATCGAGTGAGTCGCGCTGCCGCGCTCGACCAGTGCCGTGAGCGCGGCGCACAGCGCGTCGGCGGGCTCGCCCTCGCCTTGCGGCAGCGAGCCGAGCATGCGGCGCAGCGCGTCGATGCCGCGCAGCAGCGGGTCGGCCATGGCGGGCTGGAAGTCGAACTCACCGTCGCGCAGCCGCATGAGCAGGCTCTCGAGCGCGTGCGAGAGCGCGGAGATGTTCGCGAGCCCGAGGAAGCCCGCGGCGCCCTTGATGCTGTGGATGGCGCGGAAGATCTCGTTCACCGCCGCCGACTCGCCCGTACCGCGCTTCTCCATCTCGAGCAAGAGCGGCTCCGCCCGCTCGAGGTGCTCGAGTGACTCGGTGACGAACTCCGAAATCAGGGCGGGGTCGGAAACCAAAGGCAAACCTCGTCTTGCGGCGCAGGGCTGCGCAGTCCATCCATCGGCGCCGGGCGCACGACGCTTGCGCGCCGAGGGGGCCGGAGCATGGGCCGGGTGCCCATGCGACCACAGGACGGGTCAGGCGAGCTGGCGCAGGACGTAGGGCAGGATGCCGCCGTGGCGGTAGTAGTCGAGCTCGCGCGGCGTGTCGATGCGCACGCTGACCCGGAAGGTCTTTTCGCCGCCTTTCTCGCCACGCGCGCGCACGACGAGCGTCTGCCGCGGGCGCAGCGCGTCGAGCCCTTCCAGGTCGAACAGCTCCCGGCCGCTGAGCCCGAGCGACTGCGCGCTGGCGCCATCGGCGAACTCGAGCGGCAGCACGCCCATGCCCACGAGGTTCGAGCGGTGGATGCGCTCGAAGCTCTTCACGATCACCGCGCGCACGCCAAGCAGCATGGTGCCCTTGGCGGCCCAGTCGCGCGACGAGCCCGAGCCGTACTCGGCGCCGGCGATCACCACCAGCGGCACGCCCGCGCGCTGATAGCGCTCGGAGGCCTCGAAGATCGAGGTCACGTCGCCGTCGGGCAGGTAGGTCGTGACTCCGCCCTCGGTGCCGGGCGCGAGCTGATTGCGCAGGCGCGTGTTGGCGAAGGTGCCGCGCACCATGACCTCGTGGTTGCCGCGCCGCGCGCCGTAGGAGTTCCAGTCCTCCTGCGCCACGCCCTGGTCGAGCAGCCACTTCGCGGCCGGCGCCTTGGGTGAGATCGAGCCGGCGGGCGAGATGTGGTCGGTGGTGACCGAGTCACCCAAGAGCGCCAGCACGCGCGCGCCGCGGATGTCGCCGCGCGCCGCCGGCTCGCGCTGGATGCCGTCGAAGTACGGCGGCTTGCGGATGTAGGTCGAGGCGTTGGACCACGCGTAGCGGTCGCCGGCCGGCGCCTGGATGCCCCGCCAGTGACTGTCGCCCTGGAACACGTCGGCGTAGCGGCGCTGGAACATCTCGCGCTTGACCGAGCTCGCGACCGCGCGCTGCACCTCGTCGGGCTTGGGCCAGATGTCGGCCAGGTGGACGGGCTTGCCCGCCTTGTCGGTGCCGAGCGGCTCGCGTGTCAGGTCGAGGTCGATGCGCCCCGCCAGCGCGTACGCGACCACGAGCGGCGGCGAGGCGAGATAGTTGGCGCGCACCAGCGCGTTGATCCGGCCCTCGAAGTTGCGGTTGCCCGAGAGCACCGCGGCCGCGACCAGACCCCCCTCGGCGATGCCGTCCGCGACCGGCTGGGGCAGCGGGCCGCTGTTCCCGATGCAGGTCGTGCAGCCGTAGCCGACGATGCCGAAGCCGAGCTTCTCGAGCGGCGCGAGCAGCCCCGACTGCGCGAGATAGTCGGCGACCACGCGCGAGCCGGGCGCGAGGCTGGTCTTGACCCAGGGCTGGGTCGTGAGTCCGCGCTCGAGCGCGTTCCTGGCGAGCAAGCCCGCCGCGGTCAGCACGTTCGGGTTCGAGGTATTGGTGCAGCTGGTGATCGCCGCGATCACGATCGAGCCGTGCGCGAGCTCGGCCTTGGCGCCCGATATCTGGATCGGCACGCGGCGCGCGAGCGCGGCCGCGTCGGGGGCGGCCTTGCCGCCGATCAGGCTGGGGAGCGCGCGCGCGAACTCGCTCTTCACGTCGGGCAGGAGCACCCGGTCCTGCGGCCGCGACGGCCCCGCGAGACATGGCGCGACCGTGCCCAGGTCGAGCTCGAGGATCGAGCTGTACTCGGGATCGGGCGCGCCGGCGTCGGCGAACGTGCCTTGCGCGCGCGCGTAGGCCTCGACCAGCGCGATCTGCTCGTCGCTGCGCCCGGTGAGCTTCAGATACTCGAGTGTCTTCTCGTCGATCGGGAAGTAGCCGATCGTGGCGCCGTACTCGGGCGCCATGTTGGCGATCGTGGCGCGGTCGGCGACCGACAGCGAGCGCACGCCGGGGCCGAAGAACTCGACGAACTTCTCGACCACGCCGTGCTTGCGCAGCATCTGGGTCACGGTGAGCACGAGGTCGGTCGCGGTCGCGCCGGCGGGCAGGCTGCCGGTCATGCGGAAGCCGACCACGTCGGGAATCAGCATCGACTGCGGCTGGCCGAGCAGCGACGCCTCGGCCTCGATCCCGCCGACGCCCCAGCCCACCACGCCGAGCCCGCCGACCATGGTGGTGTGCGAGTCGGTGCCGACCACGGTGTCGAAGTACGCGAGCCACTCGCCGTTCACCTCTTCGGCGAACACGACCGGCGCGAGATACTCGATGTTGACCTGGTGCACGATGCCGGTCGACGGCGGCACCACGCGCAGCCGCTCGAACGACGACTGCCCCCAGCGCAGGAACTCGAAACGCTCGCGGTTGCGCTCGAACTCGAGCGCGGAGTTCTTCGCGGCCGCGTCGGGCGTGCCGAAGAAGTCGACCTGCACGGAGTGGTCGATCACGAGGTCGGCGGGCCGCAGCGGGTTGATGCGCCTGGCATCGCCGCCGAGCTGCGCCATGGCGTCGCGCATCACCGCCAGGTCGACCACCGCCGGCACGCCCGTCAGGTCCTGGAGCACCACGCGCGCGGGACGGAACGCGATCTCGCGCTCGTTCTTGCCCGACGCCGACCAGCTCGCGAGCGCCGCGATGTCGTCGCGGGTCACGATCGTGCCGTCCTCGTGGCGCAGCAGGATCTCGAGCAAAACCCGGATGGAGCGCGGCAGGCGCGCGAGCTTGCCCAGGCCGGCCTCTTCGATGCTCGCCAGCCGGTGGAAGCGGTAGCGCTTGCCGCCGACTACGAGCGCGCCCACGCCCGACGCTCCGCTCGCCATGTCGCATCCTCCTCAGCAGAGCGTGGGTAGGGTGCCCACGCGATCATCTGGCAGAGGATTCGACAATAGCGGCCCGCCGCCGGAAGTGCGCGCGGGAGCGAGTCGCAGCTTGGTGGGGAGGGAAGCGGGTGTTTGGGAGTGCCCGCGGCCTCGCTCCCGGCGCACGTTCCGTTGGCGGTCGCCGAGAGACAACGCAGAACCCATGCCAAGCCGAGACTCGAACCCCGAACCGGGTCACGTGGAGCGACCTTCGATCGGGAAGCTGCCGCCTCGAGAGAGGTCGCCCGCTCGACGCAGAGTGGAAGCTCACTTCCCACCGAGGGAACATCGTCGCGCGCTGCGCTCGGGCCAAACACGTCGACGTCGGTTGCCTCGTCGACCATCCAGTCCGCGCCCGATGGCACAGCGAACGCGGACTGCATGGTCGACGAGGCAACCGACGTCGACGCGACCTCATTTTTGTTTGGGAGTCAGAGACCTCTGGTTCGCCGGCGCGGCCGGGGCAAAACCCGGAGGGAGCGTCTGGAGCGTACTCGCGAAACAGCGACCGAGGGTTTTAGCCCGGAGCGCCAGGCGCAGAGATGCTCCGGCTCAGGCTCCGGGCTCCGGCTCAGAAGATCTTCAGATCGTCGACCAGCACCTTCTTGCCCTTCTCGTCCAGCCCGTAGGCAGTCACTTCGAGCTGCTTGTCCGAGAGGGTGAGCTGCAGGTAGACCGGGTGCGTGTTGTCGCGCACCGCGGACCAGGTCGGCTGGGCCGCGCGCAGCCACGGCTTGAAGGCGACGTGACCGCCCGAGCCCGAGCGCATGAAGATCACGCCGTCGTTCGCGGTCGTGACCTCCTGGAGGTCCGGCAGCATCGTCGACGGGGCCAGCGAGGCGCCCTTCAGCGGGCGCGTGCGCTCGAAGCTGTTGCCCTCGCCCGAGAGCACCAGGTTCACGCCGTACTTCATCAGCATGGGCGCGATCGCGTTGCGCGGGGTCTGCACCGACGCGTCGGTCTTCTCGCTCGAGAACAGGTCGGCGTGCATGTAGATCACGATCCAGCGCACGCCCTTGGCGCGGGCCGCCGCCAGATCCGCGTCGAGCCAGGCCAGGGTGGCCGCGCCCGCCGTCGTGGACGGGTGGATGTTGCCGACCGTGGGCGCGTTCACCGCCACGAAGTGAGTCGAGCCGAAATCGTAGGAGTAGCTCGGGTTCGCCGCGTTGGGGTCGGTGAGCGTGAGGTACTCCGCGTAGTCGGCGGCGACCTCCTGGTGCACGGAGCTCGCGACCT
This genomic stretch from Myxococcota bacterium harbors:
- a CDS encoding chemotaxis protein CheW gives rise to the protein MNATASSERRYCTFYLGDECYGIDILTVREINRQVQITPARGAPGAVRGLMNLRGQIVTVIDPAVRLGYPAREQKKSTRLVILKTNSDLAGLGLTGLATNDELAGFWVDRISDVITVAEDQIAPAPPDQSGKNDHLLAAVVQLKDQVIRIVDPSALLRLGDTE
- the acnA gene encoding aconitate hydratase AcnA, producing the protein MASGASGVGALVVGGKRYRFHRLASIEEAGLGKLARLPRSIRVLLEILLRHEDGTIVTRDDIAALASWSASGKNEREIAFRPARVVLQDLTGVPAVVDLAVMRDAMAQLGGDARRINPLRPADLVIDHSVQVDFFGTPDAAAKNSALEFERNRERFEFLRWGQSSFERLRVVPPSTGIVHQVNIEYLAPVVFAEEVNGEWLAYFDTVVGTDSHTTMVGGLGVVGWGVGGIEAEASLLGQPQSMLIPDVVGFRMTGSLPAGATATDLVLTVTQMLRKHGVVEKFVEFFGPGVRSLSVADRATIANMAPEYGATIGYFPIDEKTLEYLKLTGRSDEQIALVEAYARAQGTFADAGAPDPEYSSILELDLGTVAPCLAGPSRPQDRVLLPDVKSEFARALPSLIGGKAAPDAAALARRVPIQISGAKAELAHGSIVIAAITSCTNTSNPNVLTAAGLLARNALERGLTTQPWVKTSLAPGSRVVADYLAQSGLLAPLEKLGFGIVGYGCTTCIGNSGPLPQPVADGIAEGGLVAAAVLSGNRNFEGRINALVRANYLASPPLVVAYALAGRIDLDLTREPLGTDKAGKPVHLADIWPKPDEVQRAVASSVKREMFQRRYADVFQGDSHWRGIQAPAGDRYAWSNASTYIRKPPYFDGIQREPAARGDIRGARVLALLGDSVTTDHISPAGSISPKAPAAKWLLDQGVAQEDWNSYGARRGNHEVMVRGTFANTRLRNQLAPGTEGGVTTYLPDGDVTSIFEASERYQRAGVPLVVIAGAEYGSGSSRDWAAKGTMLLGVRAVIVKSFERIHRSNLVGMGVLPLEFADGASAQSLGLSGRELFDLEGLDALRPRQTLVVRARGEKGGEKTFRVSVRIDTPRELDYYRHGGILPYVLRQLA
- a CDS encoding response regulator, encoding MADTLKVLIVDDSAIYRSLVQGCLREMPDLQCVGTAGDGKDAIAKAAELRPDLILLDVEMPVMGGVEAMPKLRKLLPNAGIIMVSSLTTNGANITMEALQAGAFDFVTKPQVKPGEDGFAALREPLSTVIDAFREGRAQRAKPAKVQKPKGARGKAPAIDVVAIGSSTGGPSALAEVIPMLPADLRVPVLIVQHMPARFTASLAT
- a CDS encoding chemotaxis protein CheA, which produces MVSDPALISEFVTESLEHLERAEPLLLEMEKRGTGESAAVNEIFRAIHSIKGAAGFLGLANISALSHALESLLMRLRDGEFDFQPAMADPLLRGIDALRRMLGSLPQGEGEPADALCAALTALVERGSATHSIGAEAMTDPFQQACAEQRRKGKHVVRIALPQKRRERERLLTALGRYGERVEEAGEKKSVVFASPLELDLLAEAIGLPAESLSVVRAPVDGAVDEFPLPDDARPLPLYFGQIAVDLGFLNDEQRREVLRAQRGSLLRRSFSATAIALGILTVEQAEAIAAAQAQRLADAELPAHPFEEEERPEAVRPSEGADALDEQISGAERRAETIRVSLTLLDKLMNLAGELVLGRNQMRQLLESSTQPGVKSVLQNLDLVTTEMQENIMNTRMQPIRVLFDRMPRLVRDIAHRLGKRVELEVTGGDVELDRSIIEALADPMTHMLRNAVDHGLEDPKGRTVLGKSEVGRVAVRAYHERGRVVIEVQDDGRGIDPERVKEAAVQRGAITRDQAQALSEKDAVALIFQPGLSTATEISDVSGRGVGMDVVRTNIQSLGGQIEVSSAIGEGTRLRIHLPLTLAIIPSLIVSVEGERFAIPQLNVVEVVRLKREAEQVERIRSSEVLRLRGDLLPLVRLAQCLEIRRSEQSQRTRANVVILRSGAHLYGLVVDELHDSEEIVVKPVSTYLSDCGWYAGATILGDGRVAMILDALGIAKRAQIRFDEIADADPRRGEQAEPAAPAAERRSLVVFSNSADERFAMSLRELLRLERVEKPQVEWVGSRRFLKHRGRTIPLVRLEDVLPVRGGGEEADEFFVLIPRLEGLEAGIIATRIVDTLESDAQPDRSQLNAPGLAGSAIIEDRLTLFIDAPALLEAAGIERTDAS